A single window of Aspergillus oryzae RIB40 DNA, chromosome 8 DNA harbors:
- a CDS encoding uncharacterized protein (carbon-nitrogen hydrolase), translating into MGFLNIWSTGKVQNLANATQKVLQAASKGASLIILPECFNSPYSATKFREYAEPLSASPDPAKLRCIGTNSQGYRCIHHRWHILSPKGELIAFHRKMHLFDMDVPGGMSFHESDTLSAGKKTTTVDLEGYGQIGLGVCYDMRFAELSTIAARQGAFALVYPSAFNTTTGPLHWELLGRARAVDNQGYGMVTDPMGQVVAGTNQSEDIAYALLHPETIKRSRMAIPITFQRRHDVYPDIGKLVQT; encoded by the exons ATGGGGTTCTTGAACATTTGGA GTACCGGCAAAGTGCAAAATCTTGCCAACGCGACACAGAAGGTTTTGCAAGCAGCGTCCAAAGGTGCTTCACTGATTATCCTTCCAGAATGCTTCAACTCTCCATATTCCGCCACGAAGTTTCGCGAATATGCCGAGCCATTATCGGCATCACCCGACCCGGCGAAA CTTCGTTGCATTGGCACAAATAGCCAAGGATACCGGTGCATTCATCATCGGTGGCA TATACTCTCTCCCAAAGGAGAACTGATTGCATTCCATCGTAAGATGCACTTGTTCGACATGGACGTCCCTGGCGGCATGTCATTCCATGAATCAGATACTCTGTCCgctgggaagaagacaaCGACCGTGGACCTGGAGGGATATGGGCAGATCGGCCTCGGAGTTTGTTATGATATGCGATTTGCCGAACTAAGTACTATCGCAGCCCGACAGGGAGCATTCGCGCTAGTTTACCCATCAGCGTTCAACACCACTACCGGGCCTCTACATTGGGAGCTCCTAGGTCGTGCTCGTGCGGTGGATAACCAA GGATATGGCATGGTTACTGATCCGATGGGTCAAGTTGTTGCTGGTACCAACCAAAGCGAGGACATTGCTTATGCTCTGTTGCACCCGGAAACCATCAAGCGAAGTCGCATGGCAATTCCCATAACTTTTCAGAGAAGGCATGACGTGTATCCGGACATCGGGAAACTTGTTCAAACTTGA
- a CDS encoding NAD(P)H-dependent flavin oxidoreductase (dioxygenases related to 2-nitropropane dioxygenase), with protein sequence MPFNTALTKTLGIKIPVVQGGMHWVGYAELAAAVSNAGGLGLEIRKCRSLTNRPFGVNITLLPSLMPPDYGAYVQAIIDEGVKVVETAGNNPGSVIRPLKEANIIVIHKCTTTRHAKSAVKLGADFLSIDGFECGGHVGEDDLTNLILLNRARQVLSVPFIASGGFADGHGLAAALALGAEGINMGTRFMCTVEAPIHIKVKEAIVAAQETDTALVMRRWKNTTRLYANKVAKDALKVETQSESGKFEEIAPYVNGKRGQQVFLEGDVDSGVWTAGQVIGLIHDIPTCADLLARIEQEALTSMKRTESLWTGEASQSRL encoded by the exons ATGCCTTTCAATACCGCGCTCACAAAAACACTGGGGATTAAAA TCCCCGTAGTGCAAGGAGGCATGCACTGGGTAGGGTACGCCGAACTAGCCGCTGCCGTCAGTAACGCAGGGGGACTTGGTCTA GAAATTCGGAAATGTCGATCATTGACCAACAGGCCATTCGGCGTGAACATCACTCTCCTCCCCTCACTCATGCCACCAGACTACGGCGCCTACGTTCAGGCTATCATTGACGAAGGGGTCAAAGTTGTTGAAACGGCTGGAAATAACCCTGGGTCCGTTATTAGACCACTCAAAGAGGCTAatatcatcgtcatccacaAATGCACGACTACACGTCATGCCAAGTCAGCTGTGAAACTAGGAGCGGACTTTTTATCGATCGATGGGTTTGAATGTGGTGGCCATGTTGGAGAGGATGACCTGACTAATTTAATCCTTTTAAACCGGGCAAGGCAGGTATTGAGTGTGCCGTTTATTGCTTCTGGGGGCTTCGCAGATGGACATGGTCTAGCTGCTGCGTTGGCGCTGGGAGCAGAGGGCATCAATATGGGGACACGTTTTATGTGTACGGTGGAAGCACCTATTCATATTAAGGTGAAAGAGGCGATAGTAGCAGCCCAGGAAACGGATACGGCATTGGTGATGAGGCGGTGGAAAAATACTACGCGATTATATGCGAACAAAGTGGCGAAGGACGCTCTGAAAGTCGAAACTCAGAGTGAGAGCGGAAAGTTTGAAGAGATTGCGCCGTATGTAAATGGGAAGCGCGGACAGCAGGTATTTTTGGAGGGGGACGTGGATTCCGGT GTATGGACCGCCGGTCAGGTTATTGGACTGATCCACGACATACCTACGTGCGCTGATCTCTTAGCGCGAATTGAGCAGGAGGCTCTGActtcgatgaagaggacaGAATCACTGTGGACCGGTGAAGCCTCTCAGAGTAGGCTTTAG
- a CDS encoding uncharacterized protein (enoyl-CoA isomerase), whose protein sequence is MRTVFDRLSTDPSVRAIVFSGSGEKGFSVGIDLKWVSNKDSPFMARPDEIVDPGRRAVTTLRRFGVEFQECISSIERCEKPVICAMHGYALGMAMDVCSAADMRICSKDTVFCVKEVDIGIASDIGILARLPKVVGSYTWVKDVAMSGRNFNADEALRVGFVSTVLPTKNDVIGEAFRVARNLSEKSPVAVQTIKHFLDYSRDRTVAEGLQYQLAYNVAAVQTKDVPVAISSILSKEKPIFGKL, encoded by the exons ATGCGAACCGTCTTTGACCGTCTCTCGACAGACCCGTCCGTTCGTGCCATTGTTTTCTCCGGATCCGGTGAGAAGGGTTTCTCGGTTGGCATAGATCTGAAATGGGTTTCCAACAAAGATTCACCATTTATGGCCCGGCCAGACGAGATCGTCGATCCAGGCAGACGGGCAGTCACTACTCTTCGACGATTTGGGGTTGAATTCCAGGAGTGTATTTCTAGTATTGAGAGGTGTGAGAAAC CTGTTATCTGTGCCATGCACGGCTACGCACTAGGCATGGCAATGGACGTCTGCTCGGCGGCGGACATGCGAATCTGTTCTAAAGACACCGTCTTCTGTGTCAAAGAAGTCGATATCGGCATTGCATCTGACATTGGGATTCTCGCACGGCTCCCAAAGGTCGTTGGCTCATATACATGGGTCAAAGATGTAGCCATGTCTGGCCGAAATTTCAATGCGGATGAGGCCCTCCGAGTTGGGTTCGTGAGCACTGTCCTCCCAACAAAGAATGATGTGATCGGTGAAGCATTCAGAGTTGCAAGGAATCTGAGCGAGAAAAGCCCGGTCGCGGTACAAACAATCAAACACTTTTTGGATTACAGCCGAGATCGCACCGTTGCTGAAG GGCTCCAATACCAACTAGCGTATAATGTCGCAGCGGTTCAAACCAAGGATGTTCCAGTTGCTATTTCATCTATATTATCGAAGGAGAAGCCCATCTTTGGAAAGCTCTAG
- a CDS encoding uncharacterized protein (predicted protein), translating to MGTSVRGFWIDQECIDQDNEAEKQRAVQSIELESEFCIKSTDFRSKATKLCMEYRKDPELQHMCERILDRASKYNVQLLELDNEGKRTIRQSMSPIIFSNVGKRGMRDESDRLAVIANCLGYFVRLDSQRLEREAYSLSISMLALFLLNGEILMNGPDNSQSAIRSNIFNNLRSQSLRTFQTPDIDQKLTFIKSCRFAEVELLEQGVITSGHLWRLGRIVEDLGRTRPPQRGHDYQLSWYQRMRLGQLARHLGPGECGSRYGYIASAIDEYLDQDERWGDKDVTFSKFYKDLTAEEVVKAMMDDPRSPRLRLGALISQGDRTGTDPYSGIFIREAGHRWEKDETMSG from the exons ATGGGGACCTCCGTTCGGGGTTTCTGGATTGATCAGGAATGCATTGACCAAGATAATGAAGCCGAGAAGCAGCGTGCGGTACAATCCATTGA GCTGGAGAGCGAGTTTTGCATCAAATCCACGGACTTTCGCTCCAAAGCCACTAAACTTTGCATGGAGTATCGAAAGGACCCTGAACTCCAGCACATGTGCGAGAGAATTCTAGACCGGGCTTCAAAATATAATGTCCAGCTATTAGAGCTCGACAATGAGGGAAAGCGCACGATAAGGCAATCCATGTCTCCAATAATATTCTCAAACGTCGGAAAGCGAGGGATGAGGGATGAGTCGGATCGTCTGGCGGTGATCGCTAACTGCTTAGGCTACTTTGTCCGATTAGATAGTCAAAGACTGGAGCGAGAGGCATACAGTTTGAGCATTTCGATGCTGGCCTTGTTCTTACTAAACGGGGAAATCCTTATGAATGGCCCTGATAACTCTCAGAGCGCTATTAGAAGCAATATTTTCAATAACCTGAGGAGCCAGTCTCTTCGCACGTTCCAGACACCTGATATTGATCAAAAACTTACATTCATCAAAAGTTGTCGTTTTGCCGAGGTTGAGTTGTTAGAACAGGGAGTTATAACGTCTGGGCACCTCTGGCGGTTGGGCAGAATAGTCGAGGATCTTGGGAGAACGAGACCGCCACAAAGAGGCCACGATTATCAATTGAGTTGGTACCAACGAATGCGTTTGGGTCAGCTCGCTAGACATTTAGGTCCAGGGGAATGTGGAAGTCGTTATGGTTATATTGCAAGCGCTATCGATGAATATCTCGACCAAGATGAAAGGTGGGGGGATAAGGACGTCACATTCTCCAAGTTCTACAAGGATCTCACGGCAGAGGAGGTTGTCAAGGCAATGATGGATGATCCACGTTCGCCTCGGCTTCGACTTGGCGCATTGATCTCTCAGGGAGATCGCACAGGTACTGATCCGTACAGTGGTATTTTTATCAGAGAGGCAGGCCATCGGTGGGAAAAAGACGAGAC TATGTCCGGCTGA
- a CDS encoding uncharacterized protein (serine racemase) → MADLDTCLPLTVDPFHTAHRSISLYIHRTPVLTSKTLDRIASTPQERSALEGTHFEDQEPAKPVFRLYFKCEKFQKIGALKARGAFHAVLRLFSGLGLEEVRKRGVTTHSSGMKLNAHQNGDCYLLLSKGNHAQALALAAATLKIPAHIVMPSISTSSKIAGTKAYNVRVLFGGSTEPERVAVVNETCAILVPPHDHPDIILGQGTAALELEKQVAALMKDVDTEVDIKKDHPLNVVITPLGGGEPSFQGGDDGRHGLAAGSRIPTVSTLTIADGLRTPVGEINWTVIPDQKKVRGVFAVTEDQIKDAMKLVLERMKLVIEPSAAVPLAVVLFDEEFRTIAEKEGGEKGWDVGVIFSGGNTTVEAIWNLHGITLFQLTFTSEGALWNKLFPGYAKLLGIYSHSSLSYAGTKPQEAMQHLIKEIEGCKEGLQRHLQFFPLKDLVISVGATTQALSSQFLLQDGYPDPELNTLRNLLANPFGNDLDAKVKIEIHAGVYPLLNMQQFSTNASIEMGRPEDDIAILVLAEVCSVCNDGERPRPEALLVAGTLALGRPVSFTRPIVERISQEHSIVSWEEKQADSSGIPRSRTVLFISDIFEDDTYPQHQCFRNLKAVLESAGSILEKTVEVKVFLSDMEDFEKMNEVYLQWFGDIKPART, encoded by the exons atggccgacTTAGACACTTGTCTCCCGCTCACAGTAGATCCATTTCATACTGCACACCGTTCGATCAGTCTATACATTCACCGTACCCCGGTACTGACGTCGAAAACCCTTGATCGCATCGCCTCAACGCCTCAAGAAAGATCCGCCCTCGAGGGCACACATTTCGAAGACCAGGAGCCGGCCAAGCCAGTCTTCCGGCTCTATTTCAAATGCGAGAAATTCCAGAAGATAGGGGCACTTAAAGCTCGGGGTGCGTTCCATGCCGTGCTGAGATTATTTTCTGGGTTGGGTCTAGAGGAGGTGCGCAAGCGTGGTGTAACCACCCATAGTTCTGGTATGAAGCTCAATGCCCATCAGAATGGGGATTGTTACTTACTTCTGTCAAAAGGGAACCATGCTCAAGCACTTGCACTTGCGGCGGCTACCTTGAAGATTCCCGCCCACATCGTCATGCCTTCGATCTCGACATCATCTAAAATCGCTGGCACGAAGGCTTACAACGTCCGCGTTCTTTTCGGTGGCTCTACGGAGCCCGAACGCGTAGCTGTAGTCAATGAA ACTTGTGCTATCCTCGTGCCACCGCACGACCACCCAGATATTATCCTGGGTCAAGGTACCGCAGCGCTTGAACTCGAAAAGCAAGTAGCGGCCTTGATGAAAGATGTCGATACTGAGGTGGATATCAAGAAAGATCATCCATTAAATGTAGTTATCACACCGTTGGGGGGCGGTG AACCTTCGTTTCAGGGCGGCGATGATGGTCGACACGGTCTCGCTGCTGGGTCCCGCATTCCCACTGTCAGTACTCTCACAATTGCGGACGGTTTGCGAACACCAGTTGGGGAGATTAACTGGACCGTTATCCCCGATCAGAAAAAGGTGAGAGGGGTCTTCGCCGTGACAGAAGATCAAATTAAGGATGCTATGAAGCTCGTCCTGGAAAGAATGAAGCTTGTCATTGAGCCGAGTGCTGCTGTGCCCTTGGCAGTTGTGCTGTTCGACGAGGAATTCCGAACCATTGccgagaaagagggaggagagaagggcTGGGATGTTGGTGTGATTTTCTCAGGGGGGAATACTACAGTGGAGGCAATCTGGAATTTGCATG GTATTACTTTATTTCAATTGACCTTTACGAG CGAAGGTGCATTGTGGAATAAATTATTTCCAGGATATGCAAAGCTGCTAGGCATCTATTCTCACAGCAGTCTCAGCTATGCGGGTACCAAACCTCAGGAAGCGATGCAACATCTGATCAAAGAGATCGAGGGCTGCAAAGAAGGTCTGCAACGTCATCTCCAGTTCTTCCCCTTAAAGGACCTTGTAATTAGTGTAGGAGCAACAACACAAGCACTATCGTCGCAGTTTCTGCTGCAGGATGGTTATCCAGATCCCGAGCTGAACACTTTGAGGAACCTGCTTGCGAACCCCTTCGGAAATGATTTAGATGCAAAAGTGAAGATAGAAATCCATGCTGGAGTATACCCGCTGCTCAATATGCAACAATTTTCAACAAATGCCAGCATAGAGATGGGACGCCCTGAGGACGATATTGCTATCTTAGTGCTTGCAGAAGTTTGTAGTGTCTGCAACGATGGCGAAAGGCCTCGCCCAGAAGCGCTTCTCGTGGCCGGAACCTTGGCGCTTGGGAGACCAGTCTCATTCACACGTCCGATTGTGGAGCGTATCAGCCAGGAGCACTCCATCGTGTCTTGGGAGGAGAAACAGGCCGATTCATCAGGTATTCCCCGGTCCAGGACCGTGCT CTTTATTTCCGATATATTTGAAGATGACACATACCCACAGCATCAATGCTTTAGAAACTTGAAGGCCGTGCTGGAATCCGCCGGGTCCATCCTGGAGAAGACGGTCGAAGTAAAGGTTTTCCTGTCAGATATGGAGGACTTTGAGAAGATGAATGAGGTTTACTTGCAATGGTTTGGTGACATCAAGCCCGCTAGAACGTAA
- a CDS encoding N-acyl homoserine lactonase family protein (Zn-dependent hydrolases, including glyoxylases) — protein MAGIQTQLDQGAVPNAISNVCPPGTKFQVLEVGWLECDKGFVIRGGNTSTKSTETGSFVNERCEMPMYCILIDHPHEGLILWETGSGKDYPTVWGPAIADIFARVKYEPRHELRAAVEATGHKLDDIKKIIIGHLHLDHAGGLDEFLHRTDVEVWVHEKELTNAFWSVATGADVGVYLEHYLKLSLNWKTFNDQTLDFCQGITLHHLPGHTDGLIGMQINMLNTGTFFFISDHCHVIENWRDGIPQGWLARDHPSWFRSTQRLKHLQRITKGQVIPGHDKETFLALQSQANVFT, from the exons ATGGCTGGaatccaaacccaactaGACCAAGGCGCCGTCCCCAACGCCATCTCCAACGTCTGCCCACCCGGCACAAAGTTCCAGGTCCTTGAAGTAGGCTGGCTGGAATGCGACAAAGGGTTCGTAATCCGAGGCGGCAACACAAGCACCAAGTCCACAGAGACCGGCTCCTTCGTCAATGAGCGTTGCGAAATGCCCATGTACTGCATTTTAATCGACCACCCGCACGAAGGTCTGATCCTCTGGGAAACCGGCAGCGGAAAAGATTACCCCACAGTATGGGGTCCTGCCATCGCCGATATCTTTGCACGAGTGAAGTACGAGCCGAGACATGAGCTTCGggctgctgttgaggcaACGGGACACAAATTagatgatatcaagaagatTATCATTGGGCATTTGCATCTGGATCATGCGGGTGGGCTTGATGAGTTTTTGCATCGCACGGATGTCGAGGTTTGGGTACATGAGAAGGAATTGACGAATGCGTTTTGGTCTGTTGCTACGGGGGCGGATGTTGGGGTTTATTTGGAACATTATCTTAAGTTGTCTCT GAACTGGAAGACGTTCAATGATCAAACACTAGACTTTTGTCAGGGTATCACACTGCATCATTTGCCTGGGCATACGGATGGTCTTATTGGCATGCAGATTAACATGCTCAACACGGggactttcttctttattaGTGATCATTGCCATGTTATTGAGAAT TGGCGGGATGGGATTCCTCAGGGTTGGTTGGCTCGAGACCACCCATCGTGGTTCAGGAGCACACAGCGTCTCAAGCACCTCCAACGAATTACCAAGGGACAGGTCATTCCTGGGCATGATAAAGAGACTTTTTTGGCGCTCCAGAGCCAGGCTAATGTATTTACGTGa